One Desulfocurvibacter africanus subsp. africanus DSM 2603 DNA segment encodes these proteins:
- a CDS encoding winged helix-turn-helix domain-containing protein — protein MDEHHPTVRMHLWLETEDGVFFGLGRLKLLESIESSGSLKAAAISLGMSYRAAWGKIKRTERVLGFALIEKTAGNRTGYRLTEAGVLLKDSYRRWLDDVERMALERGSQLLPCIPRKYVQDDEEPLVCDCLANAVPAG, from the coding sequence ATGGACGAGCACCACCCGACAGTCAGAATGCATCTCTGGCTCGAAACCGAAGACGGGGTTTTTTTCGGCCTTGGCCGGTTGAAGCTTCTGGAGAGCATCGAGTCCAGCGGCTCGCTCAAAGCCGCCGCCATCAGCCTGGGCATGTCCTACCGGGCGGCCTGGGGTAAAATCAAGCGCACCGAGCGCGTCCTCGGGTTCGCCCTTATCGAGAAGACCGCCGGCAACCGCACGGGCTACCGGCTCACCGAGGCCGGGGTTCTGCTCAAGGACAGCTACCGCCGCTGGCTCGACGACGTCGAGCGCATGGCCCTGGAACGCGGCAGCCAGCTTCTGCCCTGTATTCCCCGCAAGTATGTGCAGGACGATGAAGAGCCGCTTGTATGCGATTGTTTGGCCAACGCCGTCCCGGCGGGTTGA
- a CDS encoding YkgJ family cysteine cluster protein, producing MSWNPTMAPVPCHDSVDAALAEATWKYFLNPAAQNLQQLVAPDFASPPREMLRAAVMIQGAHAAIDDESTIVARAIADSGHAVACRTGCCACCKQAVLANPFEAALIGIYLNNNPEQREEFVRAYARWNVETGGMRDDFLAWAERRYRDNADDGKYHYSDFHPDCPFLLDGLCRIYPVRPYACRSYLALSEECANPTTSGSRPGFQGMDVGSYTHYKKNYQPFLQSLWMRCGIDPKAVRNRFMPELVTIFLNEDVEGLLKFCHSEGRRIENPVC from the coding sequence ATGAGCTGGAATCCGACAATGGCACCCGTACCCTGCCACGATTCCGTGGATGCCGCCCTGGCCGAGGCGACCTGGAAGTATTTCCTGAATCCTGCAGCGCAGAACCTGCAGCAACTCGTTGCTCCCGATTTCGCCTCTCCGCCCCGGGAAATGCTCCGTGCGGCCGTCATGATCCAGGGCGCTCATGCTGCAATCGACGATGAAAGCACGATCGTAGCCAGAGCCATAGCGGACAGCGGACATGCCGTGGCCTGCCGTACCGGCTGCTGCGCCTGCTGCAAGCAGGCCGTTCTGGCCAATCCCTTCGAGGCGGCGCTCATCGGCATCTATTTGAACAATAACCCGGAGCAGCGGGAAGAATTCGTGCGGGCCTACGCGAGATGGAACGTGGAGACCGGCGGCATGCGTGACGACTTCCTGGCCTGGGCGGAACGTCGTTACAGAGATAATGCGGATGACGGGAAGTACCACTATTCGGACTTCCATCCGGACTGCCCGTTCCTGCTAGACGGCTTGTGTCGCATATACCCCGTGCGGCCTTATGCCTGCCGGAGCTATCTGGCCCTGTCGGAAGAGTGCGCGAATCCCACGACGTCGGGGAGCAGGCCGGGCTTCCAGGGCATGGATGTGGGCTCCTACACCCACTACAAGAAGAACTACCAGCCTTTTCTGCAATCCCTCTGGATGCGTTGCGGCATCGATCCCAAGGCAGTTCGCAATCGCTTCATGCCCGAGTTGGTGACCATTTTCCTCAACGAAGACGTCGAGGGGCTGCTCAAGTTCTGCCATTCGGAAGGGAGACGCATTGAAAATCCGGTCTGCTGA